The DNA segment AATTACATTATCCAATCTTGTTTTCAGAAATTGAAATTCGGGAATTGGTCTCAATTCTGCACATGCAATAATAAGGTGAATACATGCATGATAATTTGCCTCGGTGGTTTTTTCTTTGTTTATAAGGGTGTGAGAGATTTGCAATAAAAAACGATATAACTATTTTTATAACGGTTTCATTTTCAATAAAAATAGTATTTTATTGAAAATTTTATAATTTTTCAAATTATTTTTTGTTTTTTTAATGGAATTATATAATCAAGGTTTTAAGAGTTTTCTTTCCGATACTGTTTAATAGATAGGAGGATATTTATAAAAAAATGCTTTCTTTTTATTGTTTTTTTTTTGCAAGGATGTTGTTTTATTTTTCGTTTTTAATGGTTTTGAAAAGAGAAAAAGAGGGAGTGTCTGCAAAAAGTTGCTTTCTTTTTTATGAGTATAATTTTTTAATACAATAGATATAAACATATTTTTATGAAATACAGGGTATTGTTTTTTTTGATTATTCCTTATTTTTTATTTTCCCAATACCGTGAAAATGATGGGGATATCAAGCGAGTGGAGATTGAAATACACAAACATATGGAGAAATATAGAGTTTGTGTATATAAAGAAAAAGCACTTTTACTGCATCTTATTCCCCAAAAAGACAGTATGGGAAATTGGATAAAAGGTTTGTTTTTTGATAATGCACTTACTTCTATTACAGAAAAAGAATATCTGATACCCAAAACTGTAGGCACGGACTTATATTTTATAGGTATTCCTCACGAGCAAGAGAGTGGGCATGTGTATGCCTTATATTCAGAGAGTTCTCAAAAAGCAATGTATTTATTAGATATTGATATGAGGACAGCGTTCTATTCGGTATATAGAATAAGTTATTTGCCTATAGGTGCATCTATATTTTATTTTTCTGTTATAGATAATACCATTGTTTTTGGAATAGATGGGTATATGGGTATAGGAAAAAAAATAATTATCCACAAGATCAAAGAAAATAAAACATCCACCCTGTTGCAATCCTTTGACCCACTGTATACTATAGATATTACATCACATGTTGACTCAAAGCATTTTTCAGTGATATCCACCCAAAAAAAATATGCAAAGCCGATGGAAGTAAGAGTTTTTTCTACCGATGGTGATATGGTGAGTAATCTAAGATTGTACCCACCCACTCACAAGTTATTTTTTAATGGGAGAGTAGAAGAATTACCAAATGGAAAAGTATATATATCAGGGGAGTTTGGGAGAAAAAATTCAGAATTTTCTTCCAAAAAACCACTTTGGGAAGAAGGTATCTATTTATCGAGCATAGATACAGGAGGAGAGATAAAAAACTATACCTTGCATTTCTCTCAAAGTAGTAAAAGAATTATATCAGAGATACACCTTCCTGAACAAAAAAAGAAAAAATACCAGAATGGAAACTATCAGTTTACTTTCTATGATATAAAAAAGTATGGAGAAGGTTCTTTGATAGTTGCTCATGTGAGCAGGTATGGAAAATACTCCGATGGAAATTTATACAAGAAATATGAAGTGGTCCCCCCTTCTCCAAAAAAATACCCCCGTTCATACTCGTCTTATTCCCAATCTTTTTTGCACTCTACATCTCCCGCTCCTACAACTCCCAAATATGAAAGTAATGATGCCCGAAGGGCATCTGAATCTCCTGATAGTTGGAATGCTCCTTATAACCCATCGTATCCTTATTATTCAAGCAACCGACCTGTAATTCATACTCATTCCTACTCCATTGATTCTGTAAAAGCTCCATCTACAAATTATCATCCTGAAGAACTCTTTGAAGCAACATATTATGAAAATGACATAACAGTGGATAGGTTAGTAACTGCTTTGGATACCGAAAGTAACATTCTATGGCAGAACTCTTTTGAAGTACCTGATACTCTCGGTGAGAATTCTTTATGGATACATAACCACGATAAGTATCCGATGTTTGTTTCTCATCATAAGAATACTATCTATCTCAAAACTATTTTTCCAAATAAAATAGAGGAACAAACAATTCCTCTTTCTTTCAAATATCCAAATGATAGTATAAAATTGGGAACTGCTACCATACAAAGTGGGGATGACAATTCTTTATATATATATGGGGTTCAGCATATAAAAAATCTAAAAGATAAGAATGTTCCTTTAAATAGAAAAGTTTTTTATATTACAAGAGTAACAATAAATGAATAAAACAGTCAAAGAAATTGGTTTTAGGATATACATTTATTTGAAAGCGGGAATACCCGTTATATAGTTTCCGAGTATAAGGAGATGTATATCGTGAGTTCCCTCGTATGTGAGGACGGATTCTAAGTTCATCATGTGTCTCATCATAGGGTATTCGTCTGTAATCCCCATCGCTCCGTGGATTTGCCTTGCTTCTCTTGCTATGGTAAGGGCATTTTCTATGGCGTTTCTTTTAGCGAGAGATATTTGTGGGGTTGTTGCTTTTCCTTCGTCCATCAGTTTGGCTAGTCGCCAATTTATGAGTTGTGCTTTTGTTATTTCGGTGAGCATTTCGGCAAGTTTTTTTTGGATGAGTTGAAAAGAAGCGATTGGTTTTTCGAATTGTACTCTCTGTAAAGCATATTTTTTAGCAGCATCATAACAATCCATAGCTGCTCCCATTGCTCCCCATGCGATTCCGAATCGTGCTTTATCGAGGCACATCATAGGTGCCCCTAATCCACTTTTGTGAGGAAGGATATTTTTTTTTGGAATTTTCACATTATGAAAGACGAGTTCTCCTGTGCAGCTGGCTCGGAGTGACCATTTTCCGTGTGTTTCTGGTGTAGAAAATCCTTCCATTCCTCTTTCTACTATTAATCCTTGTATCCTTCCTGTTTCGTCCTTTGCCCAGACGACAGCTATATCGGCTTGAGGAGCATTGGATATCCACATTTTTGCTCCGTTTAAGAGATAGTATTCTCCTGCGTCTTTTATATTGGTAAGCATTCCTGAAGGATTAGAGCCAAAGTCAGGTTCGGTTAGTCCAAAGCATCCGAGCATCTTTCCGCTTCCTAGTTTTGGTAAATATTTTCTTTTCTGCTCCTCACTTCCGAAGGCATAGATGGGAAACATTACTAATGAACTTTGTACGGATACCGTTGACCGCATACCGCTGTCTCCTCGTTCTATTTCTTGCATTATAAGACCGTAAGAGGTGTAATCTAATCCGCCGCCTCCGTATTCGGAAGGGATAGTGGGGCCGAAGACTCCTACTTCTCCAAATTTTTGAACTATGTGTTTAGGAAATTCGTTATTTTGGCACCATTTTTCTATGAAAGGTGTTATTTCTTTTTTTACGAAAGTTCTGATGCTGCTTCTTATCATCTTTTGTTCTTCTGTCAAAAGGTCGTCTATGTTATAAAAATCGGGTGATTCAAAGGTATCTTGTCTCATTTTTATGGTAATAGTTTTTTTACTATGGTGGATATAATTTTTCCGTCTGCTTTGCCTGCAAGGTTTTTCATTGCTACTCCAATAACTTTTCCTGCTTCTTGTGGTGTTTTCGCCCCAATGGTCGTTATTATGTTTTGAATTTCTTTTTTTATTTCTTCTTCAGAAAGTTGTGAGGGTAAGAATTCGTGTATAACATCCAACTCGTCTTGTTCTTTTTTTGCAAGGTCTTCCCTTCCTTGTTCTTTATAAATGGTAAGTGAGTCCTTTCTTTGTTTTGAGGCTTTAGAAAGGAGCGATATTTCTGTTGCTTCGTCTATCTCTATTTTATTTCCTTTTTCTGTTTCGGCTAATAAAATGAGTGATTTAATACTTCTCAATGCTCGTAATCTCTCTTGATTTTTCTGGAGCATAGAAGTTTTTATTTCTGCATCTATTTTGTTTTTTAAATTCATTGGTTGTAATATTAGTTTTTTAGTATACTATTTGTATTATTATTTTCTATAAAATATGTTTTTTTATCTACATTTCCATTTCGTTTCTCAGTTCTTCTATTTTTTCAATTGACAAACCTGTTGATTTAGAAATAATTTCATTGTATAAACCATTCACCATTAGTTTTTTAGTTATTTCAATTGTTTTTTATTCGGCCTGGGGCTTTGCAAATGATGGGTTTAGAAGTACTAATGTTCAATTGAGCACTAATGCCCAGCTTTTGCAAAACTCCTGTTAGTTGCTTTTTTTTAGTTATTTGTCAATTTTAGTTTCATCATTATGTCGGTTTGTTCGTCATTGCCAAGTTTGAAAATATGTTTGTCAAATTCTACAAAACCATTTTTCTTGTAAAAGTTAATAGCTCTTGGATTTTCTTCCCAAACACCTAACCAAACAAAATTTACACTTTTCTGCTTGGCAATTTCAATGGCTTTGTTGTAAAGAATTTGTCCAACTTTCTTTCCGTGGAATTCTTTTAAAACATAAATTCTTTCAATTTCAAGTGCCTTTTCGTTCTTTAGTTCTGTTTGTGATTGTCCAAAGTTGAATTTTAAATATCCGATTACTTCGTTGTCAAGTTTGGCGAAATAAAATTCTGAATTTTCGTTATCAAGTTCATGTCTCAATTTATTTGTAGAAAATCCTTCCTCCAAATAATTTTGCATATTTTCTTCGGTGTTACTTTCGGAAAAGGTTTCGTGAAAAGTTTGTCTACCAATTTTTTGTAATTGGGAAATTTCGTCTTTCGTAATTTTTATTACCTCAATTATATTCATATTATATTTTCAATTTATAGTTAAGCCATTCATTATTTTTTTTGCACCTAATCGCTCATAAAATTTTCGTCCTGCTTTATTCCAAGGTGCAGATGTCCACGTTATTTGACTACCATTATTTTGTTTTGCTTCCATTTTTAAAGCATTCATTAATGTAATTGTTATCCAATTTGTTGTCCCCCATAATTTTCGTCAAGATAAATCTCTTTCATATAAATCGATGGGCTGTTTTTGGCTGTGTATGGAAGAAAACAATAGACAAACACACCTGCAATTTTTCCATTAAAGTCAATTTTTTCGCTGTCAGTTTCCTTTGCTTTTCTTATTATTATGTCTATAAATATTTGTTTTGACGGTCATTCGTAAGGTTGCGGCTAACTACTTTAAACCTCATTTTTGCTTTTAAAGAATACATTTCACTTGTTTTTACATTCAAACTATCTATTATAGAGCTTGTAAGCATAGATCCATTCTTTTGAAAGTGCATAATATCTATAACTTCCATCGCTTCATTGATCTCTTTTGTTTTAAAAGAATCTCTTTTACTTCGCTATTTTAAAAAAAATAAACACCACTTGTCCAAAGCGTCTTTTGCAATATCGTTAAATTGATTCATTTTTAACAAATAATACTCGAGAAAAATATCTGTAACTTCTTGTTTTACAAATTTTTTCTTTTATTTTTCGCATAATCCTAAAATATTATTATGATGCGCTCATTTAAAAGAGGTCATCCTTTTGTAGATAAAATCTTATTCGAGGGTAAAGTAGACGAGATTAATGGAAAATACTTCCTCGGCATTGGAATAATTTTTTCTTATAAAATCATTTTCAACAATCATTTTTGAAATTCCATAAGCAATTTGTTTTTTGAATTAATAGTAAACAAATCTACTCGATTACATTTATGATTCTCATGCTCCCTATCGTTTTCACTTTCTAGTATTCGTTCTATATATTCGTTCTATTTTGAATGTATCAAATAACAATTCATTCAAAAACTTTCTATCATCATAAAAATGGCTTTATTTCTCAAAAGTTCTTTGATAAACTAATATAGGGTTATTAGTTGTTTACTCATTACTTATATATTTTTATAAAGGTATAAAAAACATAAAAAAGTAACTACTCAATGTGCTAAATTTTTTAAAAAAATTAAAAAAGTAATTATTTAGTAAGTATTATTAGATTGTGGAATTATTTGTAAAAGCTGTGTAATAAATGCTTTTATATCTAATATATTTTCAGGTAGTCCCATTTTTTGAATGTTTTATACAAATATATAAGATATACTAAATTATTATTGTAATTAATCAAGATCTAAATTTGTAACTATTTATCTACTTTTTTAATTATATAGCATAAAAATCTTATTTTATTGCATGTATTCTAAATAAAACATTTATTTTATGGAATTATTTTTAGGTAAAAGTTTTTTTGAAAAAATAAGATATGGAGTATCTATTTTTAATATTATAAGTCATTGATTATCAAGGAAACAGAGTATCTGGTTATTACAAAAAAATACTCCAAAAAAAATTGATTCATATTTAAAGATTAAGAGTTTTCTTGTATCCACTATATAAATAGTGGGGGATTAAAGCTTTAATTTGTAAAGGAAAAATTGGGGCTTTGTTAATGTAATATAGTTTTAGTAAGCTCTTTATAAAGTTTTATTTTTTTAAACAGTTAAAAATCAATTTTTTTTTAACCATAAAAAACGCTAATTTTATAAAATTTATTTTAAATGAGCAATACCGAAGAAATTAATGCCATTATGAAAGAATTTGAACAGGAAAAAGATTTAGGTAAAAAAAATATATAAATTAAATGTAAATATTTATTAACCTTTATTATAAATAAAAAAATGACATCTACTACAATAGAAGAATTAGATTGCTCATCTCAAGGAATAGTGGATCTGAGCATTGTTGTTTTAAAATATAATACTTTAGAAAAGATAAGGTGCTATAAAAATAAAATAGTGACTTTACAACCCATATCCAGGTTTCGGGATCTCAAAGTATTAGATTGTTCTTTTACAAAAATTAAAGATTTAGAGCCGCTTCGTGAGCTTACCTACCTTCAGGAATTATATTTTTATAAAACACTTGTTGATTCTTTGGAACCTATAGGTAATCTTATTCATTTAGAGTTTTTATCTTGTGGTGGGAGTAATATTTCTCGATTGGATCCCATTCAAAATTTTTTGGAATTAAAGGAGTTGGATTGTTCTTTTACTAAAATAAGCAGTTTAGTTCCTTTATATAATCTAAAAAAGTTAGAGGTGCTTTCTTGCTATGGAACAAAGGTAACCTCGGAGGAAGTACAAAATTTTTGTATGTATAATCCAAAATGTGAGGTTAGTTATGATTTATAATATTGGAATAAAGGGGTTGTTAGCTCAGTTGGTTTAGAGCACTACCTTGACAGGGTAGGGGTCATCGGTTCGAATCCGTTACAACCCACTTTTTTATATATATTATATGGCACTTTTGTATCTATATCGGAGGTTTTTTTCTGTGGAGGGTACCATTCTAAAATTCCTTTCTTCCATACAAAGAGTAGCCCCCCAGATACTACGAATAAAAATAATACTATCTCCCCTACAATAATCCAATCAAAAATAATATTTGTGGTATTCTTAAAGATCAAAAGTATAGGAACTAAAAAGATAATTTCTATATCAAAGAGTATAAAAAGAATTGCTCCGACATAATATTTTATATTAAAAGCACCTAACATATTACCACTTGCTTCTTCTCCGGATTCATAGCTACTTAATTTTTCGGGGTTCGGATTCTTTTTTCTTATGAATCGGAATATGAACAAGGAAAAAACAGTGAAAAAAGTGCTTCCTATAATATAATATAAAACGTTCATTTTTTATAACGTTATTGTATGAAAGGAGTAGTTTCTATTTTTGAAATTTTTTTCTTAGCATGTCTAATTTTGTTTGAAAGTCTTCTTTTACATTTGCTGTTTCTATTTTATTTTGTTGGGGTTTGCTTTCTTCTTTTTTATTATAAGGTTTTGTTTTTTGGTTTTCATGGGTGGTTTTGGTTTCGGAAGTTTGTTTTTTAATAGGAGTAGTACTTCCTGTTTTATGGGTGTTTATATTCCCTGCAAAAGGGTCAGATTTGAGCGAGAGCGAGATTCTTTTTCTTGGTCCGTCTATTTCCAATACTGTTACCATGACTTTTTGTTGGAGTTTTACTACTTCTAGTATATCGTGTACAAATGTGTCAGAAATGTGACTTTTGTGTATTAATCCGTCTTGATGAACACCAATATCTACGAATGCTCCAAAATCAGTTAGATTAGTAATGACACCTGGTAGTTTCATTCCGACTCGGATATCAGATATTTCTTTTATTTTTTCTTCAAAAGAGAAAGCTTCGAATGTTTCGCGTGGGTCTCTTCCTGGTCGTGCTAATTCTTGAAGTATGTCCTGTAAAGTAGGGAGTCCTACTTCTTCGGTTACGTATTTTTTAATATCTATTTTTGCTCTCATTTCTTTTTTAGTCATAATATCTTGTATGGTGGCATTTATATCTTTTGCCATTTGCTCTACTAATTTATATCTTTCGGGATGGACGGAGCTGGCATCGAGGATATTGTTTCCGTTACGGATTCGTAGAAAGCCTGCGGCTTGTTCAAATGCTTTTTCACCCATTCGGGGTACTTTTTTGAGAGCATCTCTATCGGGGAAAGCACCATTTTGATTTCTATACTCCACTATATTTTTGGCTAGTTGTTTTCCTAAACCAGAAACATAAGCTAAGAGTTCTTTGCTTGCTGTATTGAGTTCTACTCCTACTTTATTTACACAATTGATGACTATATCGTCTAATGATTTTTTGAGATAATTTTGGTCTACATCGTGTTGGTATTGCCCTACTCCTATAGATTTTGGGTCTATTTTTACGAGTTCTGCGAGCGGATCCATAAGTCGTCTTCCTATGGAAACAGCTCCTCTGACGGTAACGTCTTTATCTGGGAATTCTTCTCGAGCGATATCAGAAGCAGAGTAAATAGATGCGCCGCTTTCGTTTACCATTGCAATAATTATTTTGGAAGATGCGAAGAGAGATTTCACAAATGATTCTGTTTCACGACTTGCGGTACCATTTCCAATAGCAATGGCTTCTATTCCGTATTTTTCTATCATATATTTCAGTTTTGATGCTGATTTGATGGTATCTTTCTGTGGTTCGTTTGGGAAGATAACTTCATAATCTAAAAGGTCACCTTCGCTATTAAGAGCAACTACTTTACATCCCGTTCTAAATCCAGGATCTATGGCAAGGATTTTTTTTTGTCCTAAAGGGGCTGCCATAAGGAGTTGTTTTAAGTTTTCTGTAAATACTTTTATAGCAATTGTATCTGCATTGTTTTTAGAATATAAGCGAACCTCTGTTTCCATAGATGGTTTTAGAAGTCGTTTATAGCTATCCCTGATAGATTCTTTTACCAATTCGGATGATGCCCCGTTTCCTTTTACAAAAGTAGCATCTAATATTCCTAAAGTTTCCTCTTCAGGAGGGTATATGTCTATGGATAAAAACCCTTCGTTTTCACCTCTTCGGAGAGCGAGTAATCTATGTGATGGTATTGTGTTGATGGGTTCTGAGAATTCAAAGTAGTCCTTATATTTTTGTCCTTCTGTTTCTTTTCCTTTCATAATACGAGAATAGATGATGCCGCTTTTTTTGAAAGTATCGCGCATTGTTTTACGAACTTCTATATTTTCATTTATTATTTCGGCTATAATATCT comes from the Chitinophagaceae bacterium genome and includes:
- a CDS encoding GatB/YqeY domain-containing protein — its product is MNLKNKIDAEIKTSMLQKNQERLRALRSIKSLILLAETEKGNKIEIDEATEISLLSKASKQRKDSLTIYKEQGREDLAKKEQDELDVIHEFLPSQLSEEEIKKEIQNIITTIGAKTPQEAGKVIGVAMKNLAGKADGKIISTIVKKLLP
- a CDS encoding acyl-CoA dehydrogenase family protein, which codes for MRQDTFESPDFYNIDDLLTEEQKMIRSSIRTFVKKEITPFIEKWCQNNEFPKHIVQKFGEVGVFGPTIPSEYGGGGLDYTSYGLIMQEIERGDSGMRSTVSVQSSLVMFPIYAFGSEEQKRKYLPKLGSGKMLGCFGLTEPDFGSNPSGMLTNIKDAGEYYLLNGAKMWISNAPQADIAVVWAKDETGRIQGLIVERGMEGFSTPETHGKWSLRASCTGELVFHNVKIPKKNILPHKSGLGAPMMCLDKARFGIAWGAMGAAMDCYDAAKKYALQRVQFEKPIASFQLIQKKLAEMLTEITKAQLINWRLAKLMDEGKATTPQISLAKRNAIENALTIAREARQIHGAMGITDEYPMMRHMMNLESVLTYEGTHDIHLLILGNYITGIPAFK
- a CDS encoding GNAT family N-acetyltransferase; protein product: MNIIEVIKITKDEISQLQKIGRQTFHETFSESNTEENMQNYLEEGFSTNKLRHELDNENSEFYFAKLDNEVIGYLKFNFGQSQTELKNEKALEIERIYVLKEFHGKKVGQILYNKAIEIAKQKSVNFVWLGVWEENPRAINFYKKNGFVEFDKHIFKLGNDEQTDIMMKLKLTNN
- a CDS encoding Tex family protein, with amino-acid sequence MMNEIHFRKIAKELLLEVKNVQSTVDLLDSGSTVPFISRYRKEMTGSMDEVFITKVRDRIEQLRELDKRRESIVKSIDEQGKMTDALMKQIMETETLASLEDVYLPYKPKRRTKASIAREKGLEPLALWILDQNSEEIEVESMKYIQLEKGVDTIKDALEGAKDIIAEIINENIEVRKTMRDTFKKSGIIYSRIMKGKETEGQKYKDYFEFSEPINTIPSHRLLALRRGENEGFLSIDIYPPEEETLGILDATFVKGNGASSELVKESIRDSYKRLLKPSMETEVRLYSKNNADTIAIKVFTENLKQLLMAAPLGQKKILAIDPGFRTGCKVVALNSEGDLLDYEVIFPNEPQKDTIKSASKLKYMIEKYGIEAIAIGNGTASRETESFVKSLFASSKIIIAMVNESGASIYSASDIAREEFPDKDVTVRGAVSIGRRLMDPLAELVKIDPKSIGVGQYQHDVDQNYLKKSLDDIVINCVNKVGVELNTASKELLAYVSGLGKQLAKNIVEYRNQNGAFPDRDALKKVPRMGEKAFEQAAGFLRIRNGNNILDASSVHPERYKLVEQMAKDINATIQDIMTKKEMRAKIDIKKYVTEEVGLPTLQDILQELARPGRDPRETFEAFSFEEKIKEISDIRVGMKLPGVITNLTDFGAFVDIGVHQDGLIHKSHISDTFVHDILEVVKLQQKVMVTVLEIDGPRKRISLSLKSDPFAGNINTHKTGSTTPIKKQTSETKTTHENQKTKPYNKKEESKPQQNKIETANVKEDFQTKLDMLRKKFQK